Proteins encoded within one genomic window of Pedobacter africanus:
- a CDS encoding TonB-dependent receptor translates to MKLLLLLGSVLFLPLMGYASHYKLTERIITITDKGGIKGTVRTSDGKPAEFVTITIKGVKSAQVDARGNYILKELEPGNYKLVVSFIGRVVQQKEVTVVAAETIAVDFELTESNEQLEEVVVNGGSTNKFAVKRTTTAAKMPLGNLENPQIYTTIPKTLLTEQMVTEFSMALKNSPGIYKIQGSRGINADGASFYTMRGFRTEASLVDGIPSQTNGEIDPVNVERVELIKGPSGTLYGGAVVAFGGVINIATKKPVDTLGGELSYVTGSYGLNRLSADVYGPVNKDKKLLFRMTAAYQNQNSFQDAGFRKSIFAAPSFEYRVNEKLTLNLNASFYELEGTSTPSIFLTRNRPFIATKPEELNFDWKRSFTSNDIIMRNPTVNVRGQITYKLSDQWTSQTIYSSNTRKSDGFYQYQFMRAATDNILERNISLQNSVNTNTDIQQNFIGDFKIAGLRNRLVAGLDYLNITVNNDNSPYIAFDQVDALNNADPNYLKLSRAAVEAKLAASTGAPTKNSIKSNIYSAYASNVLNLTDRLLAMLSLRVDRYHNRGIRNQAINALTPNSAYLQTAISPKLGLVYQVLKDKVSLFGNYMNGFSYVAPYAQAPETGLSSTFKPQHANQLEAGIKMELLEGRLSFTASAYDIEVENVTRDEVVNIGGVNYNARFQDGTQKSRGVELELIANPFEGLNIIAGYSYNDSKLTKAIPELIARRPTSAGPVTLVNSWISYVIPNGNLKGLGIGTGINYIGKHKTSNHKTTGVFTLPSYIMATATVFYDKPQYRIGVKVDNLADERYFAGTGVLTPQMPRTVAGSFTFKF, encoded by the coding sequence ATGAAATTATTGCTGCTCTTGGGCAGTGTTTTATTTCTGCCCCTCATGGGTTACGCATCTCACTATAAACTTACTGAAAGAATTATAACAATAACTGACAAGGGCGGCATCAAGGGCACTGTAAGGACCAGTGACGGAAAGCCTGCCGAATTTGTAACCATTACTATCAAAGGTGTAAAAAGCGCTCAGGTTGATGCGAGGGGCAATTACATATTGAAGGAACTGGAGCCCGGAAATTATAAACTTGTAGTTAGTTTTATAGGCAGGGTTGTTCAGCAAAAAGAAGTTACCGTTGTAGCAGCCGAAACGATAGCTGTTGATTTTGAACTTACCGAAAGCAACGAACAGCTGGAAGAAGTTGTGGTAAATGGTGGCAGCACCAATAAATTTGCGGTGAAAAGAACGACAACCGCGGCCAAGATGCCTTTGGGTAACCTGGAGAACCCGCAGATTTACACCACCATACCTAAAACCCTGCTTACCGAGCAAATGGTTACAGAGTTTAGCATGGCGTTAAAAAACAGTCCCGGCATTTATAAAATACAGGGCAGCAGGGGGATCAATGCCGATGGGGCCTCATTCTACACGATGCGTGGTTTCCGTACAGAGGCTTCGCTCGTAGATGGCATACCATCGCAAACCAATGGTGAGATAGATCCGGTAAACGTGGAACGTGTAGAACTGATAAAAGGGCCTTCAGGAACGCTTTACGGTGGTGCAGTGGTTGCCTTTGGCGGTGTAATCAATATTGCAACCAAAAAACCAGTAGACACCCTGGGCGGGGAACTTAGTTATGTAACCGGAAGCTACGGACTAAACCGGCTTTCGGCTGACGTATATGGTCCGGTGAATAAAGATAAGAAGCTTTTATTTAGAATGACAGCGGCCTATCAAAATCAGAACAGTTTTCAGGATGCGGGTTTCAGGAAGTCAATTTTTGCGGCACCTTCATTTGAATACAGGGTAAACGAAAAGCTGACACTGAACTTAAACGCAAGTTTCTATGAGCTGGAGGGAACCAGTACACCTTCGATCTTTTTAACGCGTAACCGACCGTTTATTGCAACAAAGCCTGAAGAGTTGAATTTCGACTGGAAGCGCTCATTTACCAGTAACGACATTATTATGCGTAACCCTACAGTAAACGTACGCGGGCAAATTACTTATAAACTGTCCGATCAATGGACTTCACAAACTATTTATTCCAGCAACACCAGAAAATCTGATGGCTTTTACCAATACCAGTTTATGCGCGCTGCAACAGACAATATATTGGAGCGTAACATCTCTCTGCAAAATTCGGTAAATACAAACACAGATATTCAGCAGAACTTTATTGGTGATTTTAAGATTGCCGGTTTACGGAACAGGTTAGTTGCTGGCCTGGATTATCTGAATATTACTGTAAATAACGATAACTCTCCTTATATTGCTTTTGATCAGGTAGATGCGTTAAACAACGCTGATCCGAATTACCTGAAACTTTCGCGGGCGGCTGTGGAAGCCAAACTTGCAGCTAGTACAGGGGCACCGACGAAAAACAGTATCAAAAGTAATATTTATAGTGCTTATGCCTCTAATGTGCTAAACCTGACCGACAGGTTATTAGCAATGCTGAGTTTGAGGGTAGACCGCTACCATAACCGCGGCATACGCAATCAGGCTATCAATGCCCTGACTCCAAACAGTGCATATTTGCAGACTGCAATATCACCAAAACTTGGCTTGGTATATCAGGTGCTGAAAGACAAGGTTTCGTTATTTGGTAACTATATGAACGGTTTTAGTTACGTAGCCCCGTATGCGCAAGCTCCGGAAACAGGGCTTTCCAGTACTTTTAAGCCTCAGCATGCCAATCAGTTGGAGGCAGGGATAAAAATGGAATTGCTTGAGGGCAGGCTTAGTTTTACAGCCAGTGCTTATGACATAGAAGTAGAAAATGTGACACGGGATGAGGTTGTTAATATAGGTGGTGTAAACTATAATGCCAGGTTTCAGGACGGAACACAGAAAAGCCGTGGTGTGGAGCTGGAATTGATTGCGAATCCTTTTGAAGGGTTGAACATCATAGCAGGTTATAGCTATAACGACAGCAAGCTTACAAAGGCTATTCCAGAGCTGATAGCCCGCAGGCCAACATCAGCTGGGCCGGTAACCTTAGTCAATTCATGGATCAGTTATGTTATTCCAAATGGTAACCTGAAGGGCTTGGGCATTGGTACCGGTATCAATTATATCGGTAAGCACAAAACAAGCAATCATAAAACTACAGGTGTATTTACCCTGCCATCTTACATTATGGCTACTGCAACCGTATTTTATGATAAACCACAGTATAGAATAGGGGTTAAAGTTGATAACTTAGCCGATGAAAGGTATTTTGCAGGGACAGGAGTTCTTACCCCGCAAATGCCAAGAACAGTGGCAGGTAGCTTTACCTTTAAATTCTAA
- a CDS encoding DUF3606 domain-containing protein translates to MERKQKTDPFSEQINLIENFEVEYWANKLGIRPRLLREIAKTTGNNVHDIQKYLNK, encoded by the coding sequence ATGGAACGTAAACAGAAAACAGATCCTTTTTCAGAGCAGATCAATCTTATTGAGAATTTTGAAGTAGAATATTGGGCGAATAAGCTGGGAATTAGGCCAAGGCTACTTCGGGAAATTGCAAAAACAACAGGTAATAATGTACACGATATACAGAAGTACCTGAACAAATAA
- a CDS encoding DinB family protein, protein MILEQLIGEFENEVKSTRKLLQAVPEKDLSYRPSEISWTMGELAQHIATIYYWYVGTLTQDVYDMAADSLQRGDTNDIKATLELFESNVEKARAALNSLTEQKLLDNWTMKVGDKVVLGPMPRGIVSRGFLFSHIYHHRGEMIVYLRATGNKVPGMYGPTYEDSVKA, encoded by the coding sequence ATGATACTGGAACAACTTATCGGAGAATTCGAAAACGAAGTAAAAAGTACCCGTAAATTATTACAGGCAGTTCCTGAAAAAGACCTTAGCTACAGGCCCTCAGAAATTTCCTGGACCATGGGCGAGCTTGCCCAGCATATTGCCACCATTTATTATTGGTACGTTGGCACACTTACCCAAGACGTATATGATATGGCTGCTGATAGCCTACAACGTGGCGATACAAACGATATTAAAGCTACTCTGGAACTTTTCGAAAGCAATGTTGAGAAAGCCAGAGCGGCACTAAATTCGCTTACTGAGCAAAAGCTACTGGACAACTGGACCATGAAGGTTGGCGACAAAGTTGTTCTTGGCCCTATGCCAAGAGGCATTGTATCTCGTGGTTTTCTTTTTAGCCACATTTATCACCATCGTGGCGAGATGATCGTTTACCTGCGTGCAACAGGCAACAAAGTGCCTGGTATGTATGGCCCTACTTACGAAGACAGTGTGAAAGCATAA
- a CDS encoding outer membrane beta-barrel protein codes for MDGFDVDAEGNLTHNGETIRKAKFNGATYFGGNVKNAIDELPAEIIERIQVIDDYGEQARFTGLKANSQKVLNVVSKPDRSVGLLSNLETKGGTRDQLKAGAGLKRIDGLDQKGVGIVYAQKPLGITEQGITPVVSSGMDKNKDLNLVWNKSFNKVDVENTYSFSDRVVHSFKNVSGSEFYDDNSVISKSEIETDVKDKKHQLNSKINYHLDKNQDFIFGALLTHQHSSVANDRNTAYDGLQRQVQSLNDYHRTSKPSFNINGLYRLKLNDAGANLAITAQIGRELMDRDRDQQNKVVFYEDATGGGINPARYRFGFFTARQQYQLSVVLGYPLSHRESLILQASSNYNSTKNHSSAKVEDSENSWRYIDSLGQQFEYKNIQYPVLVSYRYKYKEYEVAIGAKTIFTGLKTLNALSGSNSDKIFSRISPDVHLRYTGSNNLQFSLKYIGEITAPTFETVQPLQDISNPLYQRFGNTELKPVFAQKIDLKYNQYFNSSGVYLMLAIGVGLAEKIVENQFLKIEDNVYIRETRYINSRNNRSFQSNYSIGKRFSGSGYNLNLVGMFQYQDNKIANNFIFSKNNFYSLYQNINLAFTLKKCMETKISVIYLYNRMSYVASDHNFFEQRWHAVVDGKAYLDNTFNLIYELSQQIVSGLPSNTVRNPFVVNLMAEKRFLKAKNATFSLGVSDLFKASNFVNRIAAVNGITEIKTNANSRLFMLKFQWAPQKWSGSKSKSGVRNSDGSFKP; via the coding sequence ATGGACGGTTTTGACGTAGATGCTGAAGGAAATCTTACCCATAATGGCGAAACGATCAGAAAAGCGAAATTTAACGGCGCTACTTATTTTGGTGGGAATGTAAAAAATGCCATTGACGAGTTGCCTGCTGAGATTATAGAAAGAATACAGGTGATTGATGATTACGGTGAACAGGCCAGGTTTACCGGGCTGAAGGCAAATTCGCAAAAGGTGTTAAATGTGGTTTCAAAACCTGATCGTTCAGTTGGCTTACTGAGTAACCTAGAAACAAAAGGTGGAACCCGTGATCAGTTAAAAGCAGGTGCTGGCTTAAAACGTATTGATGGATTGGACCAGAAAGGAGTGGGTATTGTTTATGCTCAGAAGCCACTCGGCATTACTGAACAGGGAATCACCCCTGTGGTAAGCTCTGGAATGGATAAGAATAAAGACCTTAATTTGGTATGGAATAAGAGCTTTAATAAAGTTGATGTCGAAAATACTTACAGTTTTTCAGATAGGGTCGTACATTCTTTTAAAAATGTGTCTGGGTCGGAATTTTATGATGATAATTCTGTAATCTCAAAAAGTGAGATCGAAACAGACGTAAAAGATAAGAAGCATCAGCTAAATAGTAAGATTAACTATCATCTTGATAAAAACCAGGATTTTATTTTTGGAGCTTTGCTTACTCATCAGCATTCGTCGGTAGCAAACGACCGTAACACTGCTTATGATGGTTTGCAACGGCAAGTGCAGTCGCTTAATGATTACCATAGAACCTCAAAGCCATCTTTTAACATAAACGGTCTATATCGACTTAAACTAAACGATGCAGGAGCAAATTTAGCAATTACTGCGCAGATTGGACGCGAACTCATGGATAGGGATAGAGATCAGCAAAATAAAGTGGTATTTTATGAAGATGCCACGGGTGGGGGAATTAACCCAGCACGGTATAGGTTTGGCTTTTTTACCGCCAGGCAACAATATCAACTTTCTGTAGTACTTGGCTATCCTTTAAGCCACCGGGAATCTTTGATTTTGCAGGCCAGCAGCAATTATAACTCAACGAAGAATCATTCCTCTGCAAAAGTAGAAGATAGTGAAAACTCCTGGAGGTATATTGATTCGCTGGGGCAGCAATTCGAATATAAAAATATACAGTATCCGGTACTTGTAAGTTACAGGTATAAGTATAAGGAGTATGAGGTAGCAATAGGAGCTAAGACCATTTTCACTGGGTTGAAGACTTTAAATGCCTTGTCGGGCAGCAATTCTGATAAAATATTTTCTAGGATAAGTCCTGATGTTCACTTAAGGTATACTGGATCAAATAACCTTCAGTTTAGTCTGAAATATATCGGGGAGATAACAGCCCCTACATTTGAAACGGTGCAGCCGCTACAGGATATCAGCAATCCGCTGTATCAGAGATTTGGCAATACTGAACTAAAACCAGTATTTGCCCAAAAAATCGATTTAAAATATAACCAGTATTTTAATTCTAGCGGCGTGTATTTGATGTTGGCAATTGGAGTCGGTTTGGCAGAAAAAATTGTAGAAAACCAATTTCTTAAAATAGAAGATAATGTTTACATCCGTGAGACCCGATATATTAACAGTAGAAACAATCGTTCTTTTCAGTCCAATTATAGCATTGGCAAGCGTTTTTCAGGCAGCGGGTATAACTTGAATTTAGTGGGGATGTTTCAGTATCAGGATAACAAAATCGCTAACAATTTTATCTTTTCTAAGAACAATTTTTACAGCCTCTATCAGAATATAAATCTCGCATTTACTTTAAAGAAATGCATGGAAACAAAGATCTCAGTTATTTATTTGTATAATCGCATGTCTTACGTAGCATCGGATCACAATTTCTTTGAACAGCGCTGGCATGCCGTGGTGGATGGGAAGGCTTATTTAGATAATACCTTCAATTTGATCTATGAACTAAGTCAGCAAATTGTTAGTGGTTTGCCATCCAACACTGTCAGAAACCCTTTTGTAGTAAATCTGATGGCAGAAAAACGTTTTCTTAAAGCCAAAAATGCAACATTTTCCTTGGGCGTTTCTGATCTTTTTAAAGCAAGCAATTTTGTCAACCGGATAGCTGCAGTAAATGGTATCACAGAGATCAAAACTAATGCAAATAGCCGTCTATTTATGTTGAAATTTCAGTGGGCACCTCAAAAGTGGTCAGGTTCAAAAAGCAAATCGGGTGTCAGGAATAGTGACGGAAGTTTCAAACCATAG
- a CDS encoding chitin binding peritrophin-A domain-containing protein, which produces MKKTIFACLCLLAFFSVTAQDPPENPCVGKEQDVIYAYPTDCRRYFVCVETDPGILIPIMGVCATGTYFSDSEKLCTTMANAKNPAPPCNYVPPTP; this is translated from the coding sequence ATGAAAAAAACAATTTTTGCTTGCTTATGCCTTCTGGCATTTTTTTCTGTCACGGCTCAGGACCCTCCAGAAAATCCCTGCGTAGGGAAGGAACAGGACGTTATATATGCTTATCCAACAGATTGTCGTCGTTACTTTGTTTGTGTTGAAACAGATCCGGGTATTCTTATTCCTATTATGGGTGTATGCGCCACAGGTACTTACTTCAGCGATTCTGAAAAACTTTGTACTACAATGGCAAATGCGAAGAATCCCGCACCACCGTGCAATTATGTCCCACCAACGCCTTAA
- a CDS encoding DUF1573 domain-containing protein, producing the protein MKGSYLLLFLFFLFIISCKPDKADIDFSGLESLDQILQKQKKESKYVVLILTKSGCDLCDIYKKELNGLNNNKNAAFGSDLMMKSVEAKRENLWLNQLLREYSFPLTIVLDKEGDVRGFFRGARPEVLNMALRAIYSGKIYYESKAQFLNLDSAAVFSDEQKIKLIDELLKAFIAIRAGNALNNHQLAGVIRTVKWQPYFFNNYLLTKAMIMAKDTIQAQKLAYQTLNLYNEELDAILYPSLKNELRYLVNRKYKFFEDALITTPRTEINFGSENVGVLKTVRIPIRNVGKKPLIINSVKVSCDCLKVTWPHEPISPGKTGEITVGYKLKEVGAFNQSLFVFSSSPTEPLQINITGIAQII; encoded by the coding sequence ATGAAAGGCTCTTATCTTCTCCTATTTTTATTCTTTTTATTTATTATTAGCTGTAAACCGGACAAAGCTGATATAGACTTTAGTGGTTTGGAGAGTTTGGATCAAATACTTCAAAAACAAAAAAAAGAAAGTAAATATGTTGTGCTAATTTTAACTAAATCTGGGTGTGATTTGTGCGATATCTATAAGAAAGAGCTAAATGGACTGAATAATAACAAAAATGCAGCCTTTGGTTCGGACTTGATGATGAAATCTGTTGAAGCGAAGCGAGAGAACCTGTGGTTAAATCAATTGCTTAGGGAATATAGTTTTCCATTGACAATTGTTTTGGATAAGGAAGGAGATGTTCGTGGCTTCTTTAGGGGGGCCAGGCCAGAGGTTTTAAATATGGCCTTGCGTGCTATTTATTCTGGAAAGATCTATTATGAATCAAAAGCCCAGTTTCTTAATTTAGATAGTGCTGCTGTTTTCTCAGATGAACAAAAAATTAAGCTTATAGATGAATTGTTGAAAGCGTTTATTGCTATTAGAGCCGGTAATGCGTTAAATAACCACCAGTTGGCAGGGGTAATAAGAACGGTTAAATGGCAGCCTTATTTCTTTAATAATTATCTGTTGACTAAGGCAATGATTATGGCTAAGGACACCATTCAAGCGCAGAAGCTGGCATATCAAACATTGAACCTATATAATGAAGAGTTGGACGCGATTCTTTATCCGTCTTTAAAAAATGAACTACGTTATCTGGTAAATAGAAAATACAAGTTTTTTGAGGATGCACTTATTACTACCCCAAGAACCGAAATAAATTTTGGTAGTGAAAACGTTGGTGTATTAAAAACTGTAAGAATTCCTATTAGAAACGTAGGAAAAAAGCCACTTATAATTAATAGCGTAAAGGTTTCATGTGATTGTTTGAAAGTCACATGGCCTCATGAACCCATTTCTCCCGGAAAAACCGGTGAGATTACCGTTGGTTATAAACTTAAAGAGGTGGGAGCTTTTAATCAAAGTTTGTTTGTTTTTTCAAGTTCTCCTACGGAGCCACTTCAAATAAATATTACTGGAATTGCGCAAATTATTTAA
- a CDS encoding helix-turn-helix domain-containing protein produces MKNKLTYSSITLGDYIRKIRLEKGYSQYYMADALDISQNSYCLLENGQTKASLDRIIQVALIFKLSPLGFLEGYFNQIDR; encoded by the coding sequence ATGAAAAATAAATTAACGTATAGCTCAATCACATTAGGTGATTATATTAGAAAGATAAGACTGGAGAAAGGATATTCCCAATATTATATGGCAGATGCGCTTGACATATCTCAAAACTCATATTGTCTTTTAGAAAATGGTCAAACAAAAGCATCATTAGACCGGATTATCCAGGTTGCCTTGATTTTTAAACTTAGCCCCCTGGGATTTCTGGAGGGCTATTTTAATCAAATTGATAGATGA
- a CDS encoding thioredoxin family protein, whose translation MKTFKIYLSLMLLVLTASAQDGQFTTTSDWKSLLAQARKENKMVFVDAYFVGCHPCKQMDDEVFPLPAVMKQMKDNFVNVKIDFYKEDLGKELQVKYMVTGFPTFLLLNSDGQLVNKFSGYQEADKFQELLSEAVVKSKKGIALKGFSPALDVAHVDFYKAVFTERKPVDQDKLIPYIKGKDILAEVNAVPFLMTRSLNSELADLLLKNYNQFEALYGKDLVYGRRNEIMAARIKAELPEKNDLKFEMFLDKVKPLFSKTDWPYARLDMAEAYYYRQLKDRKAFFKYAAKNFNDDDNKIRYMAMYLYGDGIDEEEKQLFADWMVKVVSEKSPYSVLGTAAGMMKAQNDPERARLYAEWGIRKAKALNKPTKHFDSILN comes from the coding sequence ATGAAAACATTTAAAATTTATTTAAGCCTGATGCTGCTGGTATTGACGGCAAGTGCACAGGACGGCCAGTTTACAACAACCTCCGATTGGAAAAGCCTGCTGGCCCAGGCCAGGAAAGAAAACAAAATGGTATTTGTTGACGCCTACTTTGTAGGCTGCCATCCCTGTAAGCAGATGGACGATGAGGTTTTTCCTTTGCCAGCTGTGATGAAGCAGATGAAAGACAATTTTGTAAACGTTAAAATTGATTTTTACAAAGAAGACCTGGGTAAGGAACTACAAGTGAAATACATGGTTACCGGATTCCCTACCTTTTTGCTTCTGAACAGTGATGGCCAGCTGGTGAATAAGTTTTCAGGGTACCAGGAAGCAGATAAATTCCAGGAGCTGCTTAGTGAAGCCGTTGTAAAGTCGAAGAAAGGTATTGCCCTAAAAGGTTTTAGTCCGGCGTTGGATGTGGCACACGTCGATTTTTATAAGGCAGTGTTTACGGAACGTAAGCCGGTTGATCAGGATAAGCTGATTCCTTACATTAAGGGGAAAGATATCCTTGCTGAAGTGAATGCTGTTCCTTTTTTAATGACCAGATCACTGAATTCGGAACTTGCTGACCTGCTGCTTAAAAACTATAACCAGTTTGAAGCTTTATATGGAAAAGACCTGGTTTATGGACGGAGGAATGAGATTATGGCCGCCAGAATTAAAGCTGAGCTCCCGGAAAAGAATGATCTGAAATTTGAGATGTTCCTAGACAAAGTAAAGCCTTTATTCTCTAAGACCGACTGGCCTTATGCACGCCTGGATATGGCAGAAGCTTATTATTACAGACAGCTGAAAGACCGTAAAGCATTTTTTAAATATGCCGCCAAAAACTTTAATGATGATGACAACAAGATCCGTTACATGGCTATGTACCTGTATGGTGACGGTATTGATGAGGAAGAAAAGCAGCTTTTTGCTGATTGGATGGTAAAAGTGGTTTCAGAAAAATCACCCTATAGCGTATTGGGTACTGCAGCCGGTATGATGAAGGCCCAGAACGATCCCGAAAGGGCGCGCTTGTATGCAGAATGGGGAATAAGGAAGGCAAAAGCGCTCAATAAACCTACAAAGCATTTTGATAGTATATTGAATTAG
- a CDS encoding retropepsin-like aspartic protease: protein MKFKNSYKHFLLLALALQLLAFVSKAKEIARIPFESHNGTIILTVKLNDFPRPLRLLFDTGADGMAIGQGLADSIGLKVARTQKASVVGGSMDISVSTGNTVHMGDFDFKNQSIAIFKEMHKEGTDGIIGNTLARHYIVKVDYDRKEMLLYNFGDLEEKGGQAIPFTIPAGLFIIPGTLSITPDQPHTGNFVFDTGAAYNLICFRPFVKQHKLLVSGFKAESHGSTVSMGMNTPTFAGKAAAFSFSNVEPIKNMLVTLMAGGGQSESWNPGFDGSIGVGLISKYNFSINMQKKEIYLIPNQNYKK, encoded by the coding sequence ATGAAGTTTAAAAACAGCTATAAACATTTCTTACTACTGGCACTGGCGTTACAATTGCTGGCCTTTGTTTCAAAAGCAAAAGAAATTGCGCGGATTCCTTTTGAAAGCCATAACGGCACCATCATCCTCACGGTAAAGCTAAACGATTTTCCGCGCCCTTTAAGGCTGTTGTTTGATACGGGAGCCGATGGTATGGCCATAGGGCAGGGCCTGGCCGATTCTATAGGGCTAAAAGTGGCCCGTACCCAGAAAGCCTCAGTAGTGGGCGGTTCTATGGATATTTCTGTTTCTACGGGAAATACAGTGCATATGGGCGATTTTGATTTTAAGAACCAAAGCATCGCGATTTTTAAAGAAATGCACAAGGAAGGAACTGATGGCATCATCGGCAATACCCTGGCCCGGCATTATATTGTTAAAGTGGATTATGACCGCAAGGAAATGCTCCTGTATAACTTCGGCGATTTAGAAGAAAAGGGAGGACAGGCCATTCCTTTTACAATCCCTGCCGGTTTATTTATCATTCCTGGCACTTTAAGCATTACGCCCGACCAGCCGCACACCGGTAATTTTGTATTCGATACCGGTGCTGCATACAATCTGATCTGCTTCAGGCCATTTGTAAAACAGCACAAACTATTGGTAAGCGGATTTAAAGCCGAAAGTCATGGCAGCACCGTAAGCATGGGAATGAACACGCCTACATTTGCCGGAAAGGCCGCTGCTTTTTCTTTTTCAAATGTGGAGCCAATAAAAAATATGTTGGTTACGCTGATGGCGGGCGGCGGTCAGAGCGAAAGCTGGAACCCCGGCTTTGACGGTTCTATAGGCGTAGGGCTGATCAGCAAATACAACTTCAGCATCAATATGCAGAAAAAAGAGATTTACCTAATTCCTAACCAAAACTATAAGAAATGA